The following are encoded in a window of Castanea sativa cultivar Marrone di Chiusa Pesio chromosome 9, ASM4071231v1 genomic DNA:
- the LOC142609685 gene encoding uncharacterized protein LOC142609685, whose product MLAGIDLSNLPPDIVREIENRLPTYKDKIAAKGVSKSWQLTLSSTSRGTLPLLMLSEPLLTDMRTLFSLYDNSRHRLQLSEVHGKRIWGSQHGWVVTLGPRYVTQLVHRIKGKRINLLPLCTIRRQAPREEWFCLVHKFILLKDPSYESTFLVIAIFGPMNSLAFTRVALNRRRRGKWVVVPNPENLKFKDVAHINGQIYALCDNGKLVRFEPVAPMVQVIADHPQDVGAHLKIYLVESLGNLYGVFRNGFLIPSERMFETTSFFVYKFNFNASAWEEVTHLEGHTFFVGDSNSFSRRFPTSILPSISDCIYFTDDHWVWRKFFTKAYGGHDVGLFNMEIRKILPLTFGKDKPRFYSRPIFVTCNDRL is encoded by the coding sequence ATGCTAGCCGGGATAGACCTGTCCAATCTTCCCCCAGATATTGTTCGTGAAATTGAAAATCGATTGCCTACTTACAAAGATAAAATAGCGGCTAAAGGGGTTAGCAAAAGTTGGCAACTTACTCTTTCGAGCACTAGTAGAGGAACTCTTCCTCTGCTGATGCTTTCCGAGCCACTATTAACTGACATGCGAACTTTATTTAGCCTCTATGACAACAGTCGTCATCGTTTACAACTATCTGAAGTCCACGGAAAACGTATTTGGGGATCTCAACATGGCTGGGTTGTAACCTTGGGCCCTCGTTATGTAACCCAACTTGTGCACCGTATAAAAGGAAAGCGAATTAATCTTCTACCACTGTGCACAATTCGAAGACAGGCTCCTAGAGAAGAGTGGTTTTGCCTTGTACACAAATTCATTCTTCTAAAGGACCCTTCCTATGAGTCAACATTCCTTGTCATCGCAATTTTTGGCCCTATGAATAGTTTGGCTTTTACTAGAGTTGCTTTgaacagaagaagaagaggtaAGTGGGTTGTTGTTCCCAATCCAGAGAATTTGAAATTCAAGGATGTTGCACATATTAATGGTCAAATATATGCACTTTGTGACAATGGCAAGTTGGTTCGCTTTGAACCTGTTGCTCCTATGGTCCAAGTTATTGCTGATCATCCACAAGATGTAGGGGCacacctaaaaatatatttggtgGAGTCATTGGGAAATCTTTATGGAGTTTTTCGTAACGGGTTTCTTATTCCTTCAGAGAGGATGTTTGAGACTACATCTTTCTTTGTCTACAAGTTCAACTTCAATGCATCAGCTTGGGAGGAAGTGACACACTTGGAAGGTCatactttttttgttggtgaCAGCAACTCCTTCTCCAGGCGCTTTCCTACAAGCATTCTCCCTAGCATAAGTGATTGCATCTACTTTACCGATGACCATTGGGTTTGGCGAAAGTTCTTTACGAAGGCATATGGAGGCCACGATGTGGGACTGTTTAACATGGAAATCAGAAAAATCCTGCCCCTGACATTTGGTAAGGACAAACCTCGTTTTTATTCTCGACCTATTTTTGTTACGTGTAATGACAGACTttag